The following are from one region of the Rhipicephalus microplus isolate Deutch F79 chromosome 1, USDA_Rmic, whole genome shotgun sequence genome:
- the Oseg5 gene encoding intraflagellar transport protein Oseg5 isoform X4 has product MFNPHAEIATGVTWSSTDEVLSCSDDHQILSWNLVSKDNTKLADLPDELYPTSIHALPRIAGTGLTSRKNTGNADVILVTASDGKLYLLSKAGRIEKAAEAHRGAVLAGQWSPDATALVTAGEDGLLKIWSRNGMLRSTLATHSQPLYCVAWGPNSNQVLYSIGAHLVIKPLQPNSKPVQWKAHDGLILAVAWNTNNNMIISGSEDCRYKLWDTFGHILYASQTNDYPITSVAWTPDGELFGVGSFNSLRLCDKTGWSYSLDKPQTQSIYSLEWSSDGTQIAGACGNGQVIFAHVINRRLEWKNYEVSMVGRKMVAVKNVVTDITETMDFQDSIIKVSMMFGHLIVVTSNQCHIYNKKNWNTPHMFDLREGSICLILQAEKYFALVESGGVYVYTYDSKFVCAPKWVGMRPDMLNHFTASISNALLAVRDKADEKVVYLFDVRTGKPAGDGKPYTHKIEVTQVGIDQCAPSIHRRLAIMDKNKDLYLVSLRDGKTLQSIKLGVMTGSLCWNDDSSILASLQEGKLMIWNHPDVAWIDRSLLPSTVTEKEMTDLGYNPHIVSFLGSTVLVRRTDGSLVSFAFPPYASILHGYVASSRWDDALRLCSFQLCGVVWQQWLWVHEN; this is encoded by the exons ATGTTCAATCCACATGCTGAAATAGCTACCGGGGTCACGTGGAGTTCGACCGACGAGGTACTGTCTTGCAGCGACGATCACCAGATCTTGTCGTGGAACCTGGTCTCCAAAGACAACACGAAACTGGCCGATCTTCCCGATGAACTGTACCCAACGTCTATACATGCACTTCCTCGAATAGCGGGTACTGGCCTGACGTCACGGAAGAACACTGGAAACGCTGATGTCATACTTGTTACAGCAAGCGACG GCAAGCTCTACCTTCTCTCGAAAGCAGGCAGAATTGAAAAGGCAGCTGAAGCACACAGGGGCGCTGTGCTTGCTGGTCAATGGAGCCCGGATGCTACAGCTCTCGTGACAG CTGGTGAGGATGGCCTTCTAAAGATTTGGTCCAGAAATGGAATGCTACGATCCACATTGGCAACACACT CACAGCCCTTATACTGTGTTGCCTGGGGACCCAACTCCAACCAAGTTTTATACAGCATTGGTGCTCACTTGGTGATCAAACCACTTCAGCCTAACTCAAAGCCAGTTCAGTGGAAAGCCCACGATGGTCTGATCTTGGCAGTGGCGTGGAACACAAACAACAACATGATAATATCAGGCTCTGAGGATTGTAGATACAAG CTGTGGGACACATTTGGTCACATCCTGTATGCAAGTCAAACCAATGACTACCCCATAACATCAGTTGCTTGGACACCTGATGGCGAGCTGTTTGGTGTTGGATCGTTCAATTCTTTGCGCCTCTGTGATAAGACAGGG TGGTCATACTCTCTCGATAAGCCCCAAACACAGAGCATCTACTCTCTGGAGTGGTCCAGCGATGGTACTCAGATCGCTGGTGCTTGCGGTAACGGACAGGTCATATTTGCTCATGTCATTAATAG GAGGCTTGAGTGGAAAAATTATGAGGTTTCTATGGTGGGAAGAAAGATGGTGGCTGTAAAAAATGTTGTGACGGATATCACAGAAACGATGGACTTTCAGGACAGCATCATCAAAGTATCCATGATGTTTGGTCACCTAATTGTGGTTACATCAAACCAGTGCCATATATACAA CAAGAAAAATTGGAACACTCCTCACATGTTTGATTTGAGGGAAGGCAGCATCTGCCTCATCTTACAGGCTGAGAA GTACTTTGCACTTGTGGAGAGCGGTGGTGTCTACGTGTATACATATGACAGCAAGTTTGTGTGTGCACCAAAATGGGTCGGCATGCGTCCAGACATGCTTAACCACTTCACTGCGTCTATCAGCAATGCTCTGTTGGCTGTACGGGACAAGGCTGATGAAAAAG TGGTGTACTTGTTTGACGTACGGACTGGCAAGCCAGCTGGAGATGGGAAACCATATACACACAAG ATTGAAGTAACACAGGTCGGCATTGACCAGTGTGCTCCATCAATTCATCGCAGACTAGCCATTATGGACAAAAACAAAGACCTGTACCTTGTCAGCCTACGTGATGGGAAAACACTCCAGAGCATTAAACTAG GTGTCATGACGGGATCCTTATGTTGGAACGATGACTCAAGCATCTTGGCTTCTTTGCAAGAAGGCAAGCTGATGATATGGAATCACCCAGATGTTGCCTGGATTGATCGTAGCCTTTTGCCCAGCACAGTTACAGAGAAGGAAATGAC TGACCTGGGCTACAATCCTCACATTGTGAGCTTTCTTGGGTCTACAGTTTTAGTTCGAAGGACTGATGGCTCATTAGTGTCTTTTGCCTTTCCCCCGTACGCTTCAATATTGCACGGTTACGTTGCCTCGTCACGGTGGGACGACGCTCTTCGCCTCTGCAG CTTCCAGCTTTGTGGGGTTGTTTGGCAGCAATGGCTCTGGGTGCACGAGAACTGA